ATAAGAGGAGCATGCCTCCTCCACAGCCCAATCCACAGAGTGCATTCTCCTCCCTGCTACGGAGGAGGAATTCAGCATTAGCACAGAATCCCATTTTCATGCTTTATTAGACAAGTCACAAGAGTAAAGCCAAGGAAGTAAACAGTTAATTGTTCTCTTAGGCAACAAAAGACAGACAAGAAAGGCTAGAGCTACAGCCACAGCCATGGAAACCAGGCCAGAGCTATGGCTGCTGCCATGGAAACCAGGCCCACCTTTATGCCCTGCTCCTCTGCAGCACCTGTGGAGACACAATAAGGCCATTAGAACTGAAACCATGGGCATTTCAGCCTTGTCACAGCTTGCAGATGCCTTACCCTGTGGTGCTTCCAGCTGATGTTCTAAGAGACCCTTTGAGCCTTGATTGAGGATGAACAATGGTCCAACCACAACATCAGCCTGATCTTCTCTCCCCCAGGAGACACCTGGATGGAGAATGGAAGAGAAACTCACCAGTAACACCTTAGACACTGAATTTGGAATGGAGCCCCATAGGAATAGCCAGAGCTGAACCTCACAGTTTGAAGTATTTgtatgtgcgcgcacacacacacacacccccaacagaCCTTACCATGCCTGGGGGGCACATCTCTCAGGAAGCGCCTCCCTGACCATCTGTCCAGAGGGTTCACACTCCTGGACTGTCCTCCAACCAGCCCACAGTTCCCTGTCTCACAGCAGCTGCAGATCTGTCTGGTGCCTTCCACTGGAGACCAGCTGGAATAGGAGGAGGACAGTTActtggtgggaggggggaataaATGGGTAACTGCTGTAGACAGGATTTCCCACCACAGCTTCCTGAATTAAgtgaatacagaaaaaaaaactgtcaCTGAAGGGAGCCTAGGGTGAAGGTTTTCTATATCAGAAATGCAAATCCTGCATAAAGGGGGCCCCTTCTCCAGCCACCCCACAAAAATGATCTTGACCCTGGGCAGGGGTGGcatgtttgtagaaattttgatggtgcccagaacccgctccaactccaccaccaccacccccaaactccatccACCACCTGcccaaagctctgggagggagtttggggatgggaggagtgcagagggatggggtgcaggggtgagggctgtagTGGCagaggagtgtgggaggggctcagggcaagagctctggctgggactggggataaggtgtttggggtgctggaggggctcaggcagagggtatggggggatgagggctctggggtggggatgagatggggtgcaggcaggctgctctgggacaggagccagagaggactccccacaccagccctttccctgctggcagcagcaagatctgggggaggagcccccccccctttcccaccccccagcagcacactgtcactgtagcctcactgggggtgagggatagGGCTGCCTCCTTGCATGGAGCAGAAGCAGTGACTACAgacggggggggctgtgctgctggagggtcctgccagaaaagggaagggtttgaggggggagggcaggctcagagtcagtctgccctggcagtggaGATGGGGGAcactaggaccctgcagcagcagttgctgcagggaggcaacaTGGAGCTGCACAGGGAAGAGACAGTCAGTGACTCTCTGCCTGGGAAAGGCAagcaaggggcaggggcagcaagtCGGGGCTGTGGGACacttgggggaggtggggggccacAGGTGGAGCGAGGGGACACCCAGCCCCACATATTGCTGGTGCCTGAGCACCATGTGGGTATGGAACTCACTGCCTATGTCCCTGGGAGCAGTTACCCAACTCCTCAGAGCACATTACATGTCAGATGTGTAATTCCAGTGACTGATGTCACAGCTGACCTATCAGTCATATCCTTAGTGCACAGGCAGCATCCTTCACAACAGGTGCCCCAGCATGAACAGTCCCTGGACCAAACTAGGTCCTATATTCAGAAAGGAAGCATGAGCCCTGCCTCTGGATCCAAGCCATGCAGTAGGTCAGATCTCATCATATGCTCATGTTTTGTGCTCCTGCTACTCACATGTTGCCTGCTTTGTTGAAGGAACAAGCCTTGTTCAAGGCATCTGGGGCTTGTTCAACTGCGGTGACTTTCAGGTGGCAGGTGATATAGATCTTAAGGGAAAGAGGAACAGAGGGGTTAGGCGCACACAAGGGGACACCAACTTCTGTTCAGTCTGGATTTAGAGGAAGGAACAATCTCACCAAGTCACTGGCATCTCCTGCAAACCTGAACACATCCACCATGAACTGCAGTGTGTCCTGCCTGGGCCTGGGGGATACAAAGGCTGAGGTGGTGTCATCTGATCTCCCATCCACCAGGCAGCTAGACACAAGAGTCATAGTCAATAAGGTGCTAACCATGTATAGATCCTCACCAGCTACAGCAGTAAATATCCTCTAGAAGAAGGCCCCAGCTcttacccattgaagtcaatgacagcaTAACGGGGAGAGGAGTCCCTGTCTGGGCCCAGGGTTGCCACACAGCTGTCCACAAAGAGCCTCAAAGCTACATGGTTCCCAGTGTGGACATCAGCTTGGATATGCATGATTTCTCCCAGCTGGAATCCATTGGAGGGTCTCTCAGCGCTCCAGTCATCTGCAAGGCAAGTTCACCATGAGCACCACAGGCAGATGGTATGGTTCCCTATATACCCCTAGCTCCTGGGCCAGCATGGAGAGGAGTTGCTGCCTTTGGAGGAGGAGATGCAAAGGGTCTGGATGGAAGACAGGCAGATGGGAATGCAAGCTAGTGGGATATCCCCACAGGAGAGAAGCCTCAAATGTAATCATACTGGGGACAAgagaagctggctgggaaatacTGCATGGTCTGTGGATTATTCTAGCTCTGCCATCCAAGTCTCTTTCCTGCAGTATGGGGTCAGTGGCCAGTGCCGACAGCTGCTCAGCTTTGTACTGAGTCCTAGTGCTCCAGGAAAGCTCCCAACCCCTTTGAAGCTAGAGAGTGGGTCCAATGTAACAGATATTGGAATGTCTGACTAGAGGGTGATAGGACTCCCACCTACCATTCATCAGGCGCAGAGAGAAATCCAGCCTCTCCTCTGCAGACAGggtagagctgaagggaacccaCGTTGGCTTGATGGCTCTGCTGCTCACATTGTCCTTCCTGGGAGAGGTAGGCCCAGTGGTTAAGACAGACCCCAGAATGGCCATGAAGTgcaaggacaggattagaatctCACCTCACCTGGGATAGTGACACTCAACAGGAATCACAGCCGCACTGGTTCTCTGGATCACTGGGTTGCTGGCAGGAGTTGGGTTGTAGAACAGGCTTGTACTGTAGACTAGGGAGTTCGGGGTCATCTGGGAAGAGGCAGATGTTGAAAGGCTCACATTAAGATTAAAGCAGAGGGGAAATGCCAGAGAAGTTTAATGAAGAGAGTTCACAATAGCCCCATGTTTCCAACCTGCTCAGTTACACGTTTAACATTTCGTACACGAGGCAGGTATCAGAAAGTGAAGGGTCAACTCGAGAAGCAACTGAAGGGGAATTTAGAAGGCATCTAAGCTGGAAGAATTCACACTATGGGGGCCTTTTGGACATACATTGATGCCAGCTTAGACTCAGTCACACATTGGTACAGACAGAAAGGAAGGTAGGGTAAAGGGCATGTTTGAATCCTACAGCAAGTTCTGTCCCCCCCTACAAGCCTTAGTGATCACAGACCCAGAAATTTGAGTCTTTGTGCTGCTAAGACTTGAGAGGACAGTAAATTTTAAGCTTTGTTATTTGTTAGAGGTGAATTGAGCCAATGCAAGGCTCATGCACTAGATACACCCTATTTTGAGGGCTTTAGTCATGCATAGTGATGAATTTTTCCCCAGCAATAAGTTGTTAGTAACTATAgtatattaagtatcagaggggtagccatgttagtctggatctgtaaaagcagcaaagagtcctgtggcaccttatagactaacagacgtattggagcatgagcttttgtgggtgaatacctactttgtCGGATGCAGTATATTAAGGCTCACAGTGAGAGAGAGCAAAAACAAAACTGCAGCTGATGTAACTAACCAATCGCTCAAATTGCCAGTGGTCCCAGCAGAGCTATACAAGAACTAGAATTTGCATCCGACCAGAGATTTTGTATTTTTGAAGAGGGGTTTTGTTCCTAACTGGAACAATCACAACCTCTTAtctcatcagcagatctcaaagcactttataaagaaaGCAGCTATCATTCTTTAGCCCCAGTGTACAgttagagaaactgaggcacagagcagggaaagtgacttgcccttCACCACCCAGTAGGTGAGAGTCCCACTCCAGCACCACTCTGCCTTCCAGATTGGGAATGGTTAGTGAATTTGCATGTCATCCTTGTCAGCATGGGCCTCACACAAGGAGACCAATGAGAGATTTGGTACCAGCCAGTCACTACAAAACATTTTCTCTAGAAggattctctctccccacagcctttCCTCCCAGATTTTGGAGCACACAACACAGTTTACCATGCTTCTGTACAATCTACATTCCCATTGGCTCAGACAGGACTTATAGCCAGGCCCTGAGACACCCACAGCTGCACACCACCCACAGTCATCAGGTCACAAGCACAGAACTAACAAACAGTTCTTTCAGGGACTGCACAGAACACTTCACATATGTCTAGAACACCAGATGTAGAATTATACATACAAAGCAGAGAAGTGGGCACTCTTGACACCTCCCACCCCAACATAGCAAGAAGGGGCTTCCGAGGGATGCTTACCTGCAAGGTGCTGCCACATTCATGGAGCCCAGCTGCAAAGGTCACTGTGTTCTCTGCAGCATTAAGGGACATGTACTGGCAGGCAGCTGAGCCAAGGCTCAGGTCAGCAGCTTTGATCAGTTGCCCTGTCCcaaacagatccctgtgcacaGTGATCACCATCTGAGCCTCCTCACACTGCACTGTGACAGGCTGCAGTGGGGACACAGCCCTGAGCTGGGATGCATCAACCCAAGCCCAGGGGTAAGGCTGAGCAAGAGAGGGCACATGGGCTTGTCTGCGAGGGAGCTCAGCCCTCGGGGTGGGTCTCCAGATGGCTGAGTCACTTCTAGAGAAATCCCAGGGATTGAAACAGGTCACCCCACTGACTGCCCAGCACAGGAGGGCAAAGCCCAGGCTGTACCCCATTCTACCTGCCTGTGGCAAACCCAGCCTGGAAGGAAACTGCTACTCTGGGGCCCTTTATACCTTGACCTaaagccagctcccagctgcccagATAATTAACACCCTCCCCTAGACTGCAGGCAGCCAGGGCCCAATCACAGCCACTGCCCTGACCCTGGGGCAGGGAAAACAGTGAGAATCAGACCCAGCTGGCCATCAGTGGCCTGCTCTCTAAACTGTCCAAGGTAACAAAAATCCCACGCTGCCTGTTACACACAATTGTTTATAGATGGCATCAGAAGTTGGAGACAAATAGGCAGGTGCACACTGAACTGTTTGGGTGAAAAGAATGGTGATAAGGAGTGTTCAAGGCTCCTGGTGAAGTCATGGCTTGATATGACAAGCTGAAGGGGTCCAgcagtgggagttgggtgcaTCCTGGGAGCAGGATGAAATGGAAGGAGTGAACTTCACCATCGTGGCTGCCCCCCCCACATCTCCTGGGGATCCACCACCACATGCCTGGGCCTTCCTGACcagatttcagaggggtagccgtgttagtctgttcagcaaaaacaacgaggagtccttgtggcaccttagagactaacaaatgtatttgggcgtaagatttcatgggctataaaccacttcatcagctgcataaagtggaaaatacagtaggcagatataaatacacagcacatgaaaagatgagagttgccttaccaagtggggggggtcagtgctaatgaggccaattcaattatcGTAGATGTGGcccattctcaacagttgacaagaaggtgtaagtatcaacagagggaaaataattTTTGTAGTGGCCCAGCCTGTCACTGACTAGACAGGCCCAGAGAGGGATCTCCTGGCAATCACCAGAAACACCTGGACTATGAGACTTGGGTTCCTGATGTTACCCCATCCCTCAtacccttttccttccctaccttaTTGCTTCTCTTTCCTCTATTTAATCAGAATCTGGAGTATGTGGCTAAGGCAACTCCACCTTTGCAACACACTGCTGTAAACCAGGAAAGCACTGCCCTAAAGAGCCTGCTGCTGGTatgagtttgccaggtctcagtgTGGCTGATCAGACTGTGCtgggcctgtgtttctccagcaggaAGGCTGCCAATGAGAGCCAGACACTGCAATTTCTCTCTTTGCTGTCCTATCTCTGCCCTTCTCAGGGAGTTGGCTTCAGGGAAGCAAGGTTTGACTTGTAACAGCAGCAGCACCCTACTTCAAGTGACTGCTTGTCTTTCCCCCAGAGAGTTACCACCAGCTTTAATCCCACCTGCAGACTGGTAATGAGGGCTTCCCTATGAAATCTCTCTGCAGCTAAAGGGAAtggggcagactgttaaaacgaAAGTCACTTAATACTTGACATTCCAAATGCTTTAACTGCATTTATCACTAATGATGTGTTAAAAAGATTCTCAGTGGTGGTTGTTagagggggagctggcaggaaTAACTTTACCTAAACCCCAGATGCTGACCTGTTTAATATTATAATAACCAAGGGTTTATTAACATCATCCCATGTTGGGCCCAAGACAGTACCCTTTTCAACACAACTCCTCCTCCACGTTTTGGGAAGTTGCTGGGGAGTTTTAGGAAGTGAGTGGCAAAAGACCTCTGGGGTATGTGGATGATACCTATCATTTGGGAGCTAGattaagtcatagaatcatagaatctcagggttggaagggacctcaggaggtcatctagtccaaccccctgctcaaagcaggaccaaacccaactaaatcatcccagccagggctttgtcaagcctgaccttaaaaacctctaaggaaggagattctactacctccctaggtaacccattccagttcttcaccaccctactagtgaaaaagtttttcctaatatccaacctaaacctcctcctctgcaaattgagaccattactccttgttctgtcatcttctaccactgagaacagtctagatccatcctctttggaaccccctttcaggtagttgaaagcagctatcaaatcccccctcattcttctcttctgcagactaaacaatcccagttccctcagcctctcctcataagtcatgtgctccagccccctaatcatttttgttgccctccgctggactctctccaatttatccacatccttcttgtagtgtggggcccaaaactggacacagtactccaaatgaggcctcaccagtgctgagtagaggggaatgatcacatccctcgatctgctggaaatgcccctacttatacaacccaaaatgccattagccttcttggcaacaagggcacactgttgactcatattcagcttttcgtccaccgtaacccctaggtccttttctgcagaattgctacccagccattcggtccctagtctgtagcagtgcatgggattcttccgtcctaaagtgcaggactctgcacttgtccttgttgaatctcatcatatttcttttggcccaatcctctaatttgtctaggtccctctgtatcctatccctaccctccagcgtatcaaccactcctcccagtttagtgtcatctgcaaacctgctaagggtgcagtccacaccatcctccagatcgttaatgaagatattgaacaaaaagtCTGTGTAAGCAAACTCCTCATCTTGCATTGGAGAATTCTTCCCTTCACCTACTGTTGTCTACATTGCAAGTTAGAGTGGCTTAACTGGGTTGCTCAGGGGTACAGACTTTTCACATCAGTGAGTGACATAGCTAGCTTGACTTAAGTTTTATGGGTAGATCAGGCCTTACCATAAACCTGAACTGACAGAGCAGATTCTGCAGAGTGCTGAGCACGCTATACATGCCATAGGCCAGTAACAGGGGCTTGCTTTCTAGCTTTGCGTATGTTGCTTCAGTTATTTGCAGCTATTCCCACAACAGAAGAGGAATGTTACATGCCTGTGCCCACTCTGCATTAGTCCCTTTACAGTAGCTGCCACCACTGCTAGAGCAACTGTGGACTAAGTGCTAGAGAGAGTTGTAGGTGTTATTGTATTCCTTGTTGGCTTAGGGTAGAGACCTGGAGCAGGGTTGCACCTATACTGCCTGAAGTCCAGGGGAGAGATGTCTTCAAGAGGCATTCAGCAAGCACTGCATCCAAAGTATCCTGATACAAAACCAGCTGTTATCTCTACCCTCCCAGTCTGTTGGGGTGAGACCTGGCAAGCTACTGTCCCCACTATTCAGGATCCCTTTATGAAGGGcccagagggaagagcatctaGGCCTCCATTTGGGCAGAAAGAGGCAGGCTCAGGCACATTGCCTGCCTATCTCCACCCCTTCCTCATGAGGGTTTCACAGACTGTTTACCAGTGGCAGCCAGATGCTTGACCATTGTTCTTCCCCAGGCAGGCAAAGCCCTCCTCAGCCTCAGTCATCTAATTTGTGTCAACTCCTGTGTAGCCCGTGCATGGTTAGTAGGCAGTGACTGGAGCTGGGCCAGTCTGACATCCCGGAGAAT
The nucleotide sequence above comes from Mauremys reevesii isolate NIE-2019 linkage group 10, ASM1616193v1, whole genome shotgun sequence. Encoded proteins:
- the LOC120373529 gene encoding zona pellucida sperm-binding protein 3-like, which gives rise to MGYSLGFALLCWAVSGVTCFNPWDFSRSDSAIWRPTPRAELPRRQAHVPSLAQPYPWAWVDASQLRAVSPLQPVTVQCEEAQMVITVHRDLFGTGQLIKAADLSLGSAACQYMSLNAAENTVTFAAGLHECGSTLQMTPNSLVYSTSLFYNPTPASNPVIQRTSAAVIPVECHYPRKDNVSSRAIKPTWVPFSSTLSAEERLDFSLRLMNDDWSAERPSNGFQLGEIMHIQADVHTGNHVALRLFVDSCVATLGPDRDSSPRYAVIDFNGCLVDGRSDDTTSAFVSPRPRQDTLQFMVDVFRFAGDASDLIYITCHLKVTAVEQAPDALNKACSFNKAGNIWSPVEGTRQICSCCETGNCGLVGGQSRSVNPLDRWSGRRFLRDVPPRHGVSWGREDQADVVVGPLFILNQGSKGLLEHQLEAPQGAAEEQGIKVGLVSMAAAIALAWFPWLWL